The following are from one region of the Yoonia sp. R2331 genome:
- a CDS encoding GMC family oxidoreductase has translation MPTTGAYDVIVVGAGSAGCAVAAGLARAGVGRIAVVEAGPTDAHPFVKMPFGLIWLMGSRRDWRLKSAPQQALGGRQITIPRGRMLGGSGSINSMVWFRGQPADFDAWNVPGWGWADVEPAFAEVEAAMTPTPLDTPHPLSRALGRLFGANAAGKPDPARQSAGVCDFNLRDGRRWSPADAFLRPVQDRGVTVLTGHQVRRLDLTGRAANAVEFTDGTRITAAKGVVLSAGAIGSPEILLRSGVGPAADLAAADVPLVLDAPQVGANLHDHPGVGLHFAGAESGYGLTWKQAANWALAPLNYLVRRKGVFASPTVEAAAFFNARDEDTAPDIQSHFIPFFMNWKGGRLTYGSGYFADVCLCRPKSRGALRITPQGTAIDLGLFNDPSDLDTMVVGLKRLRQIIASAPFGDRAAPEAYPAGAAQTDADIRQFILDRCGTAYHPVGTLRMGQGDAPVAPDLAVKGIRNLWVADASVMPSITSANTNAPSIMIGHRAGQIIAKAVA, from the coding sequence ATGCCAACCACCGGTGCATATGATGTGATTGTCGTCGGTGCAGGCTCTGCGGGTTGTGCGGTTGCAGCCGGATTGGCGCGTGCCGGCGTCGGCCGCATCGCCGTGGTCGAGGCGGGCCCGACAGATGCGCACCCCTTTGTCAAAATGCCCTTTGGCCTGATCTGGCTGATGGGCTCGCGCCGCGACTGGCGCTTGAAATCCGCACCGCAACAGGCGCTGGGCGGGCGACAGATCACCATCCCGCGTGGCCGTATGCTGGGCGGGTCAGGGTCGATCAACTCGATGGTCTGGTTTCGCGGACAGCCTGCGGATTTTGACGCATGGAACGTGCCGGGCTGGGGCTGGGCCGACGTCGAACCCGCCTTTGCAGAGGTCGAGGCGGCGATGACCCCCACACCGCTCGACACGCCGCATCCGCTGTCCCGCGCGCTGGGCCGTCTGTTCGGGGCCAACGCTGCTGGCAAGCCAGATCCGGCGCGGCAAAGTGCCGGGGTCTGCGACTTCAACTTGCGGGACGGGCGGCGCTGGTCGCCTGCTGACGCTTTTTTGCGTCCCGTGCAAGATCGGGGTGTGACTGTGCTGACAGGCCATCAAGTGCGCCGGCTTGATCTGACCGGGCGCGCGGCCAATGCGGTGGAATTCACGGACGGCACCCGGATCACGGCGGCCAAAGGCGTGGTACTTTCGGCCGGGGCCATCGGTTCGCCCGAAATCCTCTTGCGCTCCGGCGTTGGTCCCGCCGCTGATCTGGCGGCCGCCGATGTGCCGCTGGTGCTGGATGCGCCGCAAGTAGGCGCAAACCTGCACGACCACCCTGGCGTCGGGCTGCACTTTGCGGGCGCGGAATCGGGCTATGGGCTGACATGGAAACAGGCCGCCAACTGGGCGCTGGCCCCTTTGAACTACCTGGTCCGACGCAAAGGCGTCTTTGCCTCTCCCACGGTCGAGGCGGCAGCGTTCTTCAATGCCCGCGACGAAGACACCGCACCCGATATCCAAAGCCACTTCATCCCGTTCTTCATGAATTGGAAGGGCGGGCGCCTGACTTACGGCTCTGGCTATTTCGCTGATGTCTGCCTTTGCCGCCCCAAGTCGCGCGGCGCATTGCGGATCACACCGCAGGGCACGGCGATTGACCTGGGCCTGTTCAACGACCCCTCTGACCTCGACACGATGGTTGTGGGCCTCAAGCGCCTGCGCCAGATCATCGCCTCCGCCCCCTTTGGCGACCGCGCCGCGCCAGAGGCTTATCCGGCAGGCGCCGCCCAAACCGACGCCGATATCCGGCAGTTCATCCTTGATCGCTGCGGCACCGCCTATCACCCAGTTGGCACCTTGCGCATGGGGCAGGGCGACGCCCCCGTCGCACCCGACCTTGCCGTCAAAGGCATCCGGAACCTCTGGGTCGCGGATGCCTCTGTCATGCCGTCAATCACTTCCGCCAACACCAACGCGCCGTCGATCATGATCGGCCACCGCGCGGGCCAGATCATTGCAAAGGCCGTCGCATGA
- a CDS encoding ester cyclase translates to MKGSRPEQAVLTRDTDMSKTDETRAVIEGMVDGLNDHRIGDIGEFFAQSFRWMGNTGCGVKNGLQAFQDNWQKPFQSAFHDKVCVDEARLYMGEWAAAFGRQEATHGGDFMGVPASGKRIEIRYMDFWKVEDGRITDNYVMVDFPHVLAQLGVDVFGGEGWEKFDRGDATPPAP, encoded by the coding sequence ATGAAGGGATCGCGCCCCGAACAAGCGGTCCTGACCCGCGACACCGACATGTCCAAAACGGACGAGACCCGCGCCGTGATCGAAGGCATGGTCGACGGTCTCAACGATCACCGCATCGGCGACATCGGGGAATTCTTTGCGCAAAGCTTCCGCTGGATGGGCAACACCGGGTGCGGGGTGAAGAACGGGCTGCAAGCCTTTCAAGACAATTGGCAAAAACCGTTTCAGTCCGCCTTCCATGATAAGGTCTGCGTGGACGAGGCGCGGCTCTATATGGGCGAATGGGCCGCCGCCTTTGGCCGGCAAGAGGCGACCCATGGCGGCGACTTTATGGGCGTGCCAGCCTCCGGCAAACGGATTGAAATCCGCTACATGGATTTCTGGAAGGTCGAGGATGGCCGCATCACCGACAATTACGTCATGGTGGATTTCCCCCATGTGCTGGCCCAGCTTGGCGTTGATGTGTTTGGTGGCGAAGGTTGGGAAAAATTTGACCGGGGTGACGCGACCCCGCCTGCGCCATGA
- the hisD gene encoding histidinol dehydrogenase: MAVRHLKTARSAADRAADDAKTRAVVEATLKDIEDRGDAAVHDLAVKFDAYNRESYRLTEDEIAAIIAKVSDRDMADIRFAQEQVRNFAQAQRDSMLDIEVEPMPGVILGHKNIPVQSVGCYVPGGKFPMVASAHMSVATASVAGVPRIIACTPPFKGEPNPAVIAAMHMGGAHEIYVLGGIQAVGAMAIGTETIDPVHMLVGPGNAFVAEAKRQLFGRVGIDLFAGPTETMVIADEAGADAELCATDLLGQAEHGYNSPAVLVTNSEKLAQDTMTEIARILEILPTADTARVSWDDYGEVIVCDTYDEMLAVADDIASEHVQVMTDRDDWFLENMTCYGALFLGARTNVSNGDKVIGTNHTLPTKKAGRYTGGLWVGKYLKTHSYQKITTDEAAAEIGAYGSRLCMLEGFVGHAEQCNVRVRRYGGINVPYGAGAPYKDAAE, encoded by the coding sequence ATGGCTGTTCGCCACCTCAAAACCGCCCGTTCCGCCGCAGACCGCGCCGCAGATGACGCCAAGACCCGCGCTGTGGTCGAGGCGACGCTGAAAGACATCGAAGACCGAGGCGACGCTGCCGTGCACGACTTGGCCGTGAAATTCGACGCCTACAACCGCGAAAGCTATCGTCTGACCGAGGATGAGATCGCAGCGATCATCGCCAAAGTCTCTGACCGGGACATGGCCGACATCCGCTTTGCACAGGAACAGGTGCGCAACTTTGCGCAGGCCCAACGCGACAGCATGCTGGATATCGAGGTTGAACCAATGCCCGGCGTGATCCTTGGTCACAAGAACATCCCTGTGCAATCCGTGGGCTGCTACGTGCCGGGCGGCAAATTCCCGATGGTGGCAAGCGCCCATATGTCGGTCGCCACCGCATCTGTGGCAGGCGTGCCGCGTATCATCGCCTGCACCCCGCCGTTCAAGGGTGAACCCAACCCCGCCGTGATCGCGGCTATGCACATGGGCGGCGCGCATGAAATCTACGTCCTCGGGGGCATTCAGGCCGTGGGAGCGATGGCGATTGGCACCGAAACCATCGACCCCGTGCATATGCTGGTCGGCCCGGGCAACGCCTTTGTGGCCGAAGCCAAGCGCCAGCTCTTTGGTCGCGTCGGCATCGACCTCTTCGCTGGCCCGACCGAAACAATGGTCATCGCCGATGAGGCGGGTGCCGATGCCGAACTCTGTGCCACTGACCTCTTGGGGCAGGCCGAACACGGCTACAACTCGCCCGCGGTGCTGGTCACCAATTCCGAAAAGCTGGCACAGGACACGATGACCGAAATCGCCCGCATCCTTGAAATCCTGCCCACCGCCGACACCGCGCGTGTATCGTGGGATGACTACGGAGAGGTGATCGTCTGCGACACCTATGATGAAATGCTGGCCGTCGCGGACGACATCGCATCCGAACACGTGCAGGTCATGACCGACCGCGACGACTGGTTCCTTGAGAACATGACATGCTACGGCGCGCTGTTTCTGGGCGCGCGCACCAATGTCTCGAACGGCGACAAGGTCATTGGCACCAACCACACCCTGCCCACCAAAAAGGCCGGGCGCTATACCGGTGGCCTTTGGGTTGGTAAGTACCTGAAAACCCACAGCTATCAAAAGATCACAACGGATGAGGCCGCGGCAGAGATCGGCGCCTATGGCTCGCGGCTCTGTATGCTCGAAGGCTTCGTCGGCCACGCAGAACAATGCAATGTCCGCGTCCGCCGCTATGGCGGGATCAACGTGCCCTACGGCGCTGGCGCCCCCTACAAGGATGCCGCCGAGTGA
- a CDS encoding ester cyclase produces the protein MRDWDRPGVGAALRDLLAPDAVVHLCHPFGDLTGPDAWLKQAYTPLAQSMPDLERCDAIVMSGPDDAGAQWIGCAGHYIGTFLYPFIDIPPTGHLAHLRYHEFYRLDGDTVTEVQAIWDIPDLMMQANAWPMVPPMGRHLCVPGPATQDGLRRGPRDTAESAASLDHVLAMLAAMGRHPSEPPEAMELPRFWDARMMWYGPAAIGTARGIAGFRHWHQMPFLSAMPDRGKYRDTLGYHFFADGPYVAVTGWPNMKQTLTDDGWLGIAPAGKQVTLCSLDFWRIADGKIRENWVMLDLLDLYRQLGVDVLARMRAMNAARATGPAAIAKEYA, from the coding sequence ATGCGCGATTGGGACCGGCCGGGCGTGGGCGCGGCCTTGCGGGACCTTCTGGCCCCTGACGCAGTGGTCCACCTTTGCCACCCCTTTGGCGATCTGACTGGCCCCGACGCGTGGCTGAAACAGGCCTATACGCCTCTGGCGCAGTCCATGCCGGATCTGGAGCGCTGCGATGCAATCGTGATGTCCGGGCCAGACGATGCAGGCGCGCAGTGGATCGGCTGTGCAGGCCACTACATCGGCACCTTCCTGTATCCGTTCATTGATATCCCGCCCACCGGCCATCTGGCCCATCTGCGTTATCACGAATTCTACCGTTTGGATGGCGACACCGTGACAGAGGTGCAAGCGATCTGGGACATCCCCGACCTGATGATGCAGGCAAACGCATGGCCGATGGTCCCGCCAATGGGTCGTCACCTCTGCGTGCCGGGACCCGCCACACAGGACGGGCTGCGTCGCGGTCCGCGTGACACGGCGGAAAGTGCGGCCTCGCTTGACCACGTGCTGGCGATGCTGGCCGCCATGGGCCGCCACCCCTCAGAACCGCCCGAAGCAATGGAGCTGCCGCGCTTCTGGGATGCGCGCATGATGTGGTATGGCCCCGCCGCCATCGGTACCGCGCGCGGCATCGCGGGCTTTCGACACTGGCACCAGATGCCGTTCCTGTCGGCCATGCCCGACCGGGGCAAATACCGCGACACGCTGGGGTATCACTTCTTTGCCGATGGGCCTTACGTCGCTGTCACTGGCTGGCCCAACATGAAACAGACACTCACCGATGATGGCTGGCTGGGAATCGCCCCCGCCGGCAAACAAGTGACGCTGTGCAGCCTTGATTTTTGGCGCATTGCCGACGGCAAGATCCGCGAAAACTGGGTGATGCTCGATCTGCTGGACCTCTATCGCCAATTGGGGGTGGACGTGTTGGCGCGAATGCGGGCAATGAATGCGGCGCGGGCCACTGGCCCTGCCGCAATTGCAAAGGAATACGCATGA
- a CDS encoding SDR family NAD(P)-dependent oxidoreductase yields the protein MDLPQTPTFRLDGKRALVAGASSGIGLGCAVALAQAGAAVTLAARSADKLAEVVAALTDAGLTADGMALDVVDIPATQAAVAGAGPFDILVNSAGLAIHSPAVETTPEDFSTVSDLNFKGAYFLTAAVAKGLLEAGKPGSLINITSQMAFVGGIERAVYCGTKHAVEGFTKAMAIEWGKAGIRVNTICPTFIRTPLSAPTFNNPDRVAWIMEKIKLDRVGEVTDIMGPVVYLASDASAMMTGTHLLIDGGWTAD from the coding sequence ATCGACCTGCCGCAAACCCCTACTTTCCGCCTTGATGGTAAACGTGCGCTGGTGGCGGGTGCCTCTTCCGGTATCGGGCTGGGCTGCGCCGTCGCACTGGCGCAAGCCGGGGCCGCCGTGACACTGGCCGCACGATCTGCCGATAAGCTGGCTGAGGTTGTTGCCGCGTTGACCGATGCGGGGCTGACCGCCGACGGCATGGCGCTTGATGTGGTCGACATCCCCGCGACGCAAGCGGCTGTGGCGGGGGCTGGGCCTTTTGACATCCTGGTGAACTCCGCCGGTTTGGCAATTCACTCGCCCGCCGTTGAAACCACGCCAGAGGATTTTTCCACCGTCAGCGACCTTAACTTTAAAGGCGCTTACTTTCTGACCGCCGCCGTGGCCAAGGGGCTTTTGGAGGCTGGCAAACCCGGCAGCTTGATCAACATCACCAGTCAGATGGCCTTTGTCGGGGGCATCGAGCGTGCGGTCTATTGCGGGACCAAACACGCCGTCGAAGGCTTTACCAAGGCGATGGCAATCGAATGGGGCAAGGCGGGCATCCGTGTGAACACGATTTGCCCCACCTTCATCCGTACGCCCTTGTCGGCACCCACCTTCAACAACCCCGACCGCGTCGCGTGGATCATGGAAAAGATCAAGCTCGACCGTGTGGGCGAGGTCACTGATATCATGGGTCCGGTTGTCTACCTCGCGTCTGACGCAAGCGCGATGATGACCGGGACCCACCTTTTGATCGACGGCGGGTGGACGGCAGACTGA
- a CDS encoding LacI family DNA-binding transcriptional regulator, translating into MANDKITSLEVAKRAGVSQSAVSRVFTPGASASAKTVEKVKRAAAELGYRPNRMARAMITGKSRIIGLIVAYLDNMFYPLALERLSNALQAKGYHILVFTASNAQDRVEEVVSELMDYQVDGIITASVSMSGDLTARCAGAGIPVVMFNRGQEGVDLSAVTSANVAGGRKVADFLVAAGHARIAHISGWQGSSTGRDRQRGFCERLTELGRPVPQIIDGMYNRDTAAAAAQTLMQSATPPDAIFVGNDHMAFAVMDKLRGDLGLRVPQDVAIVGYDDVPTAAWAAYDLTTVRQPVNQMVEATVDLLLTKIADPIAPVRRVEIDAPLIPRGSAPTNQRTTP; encoded by the coding sequence ATGGCAAACGACAAGATCACTTCGCTAGAAGTCGCCAAGCGGGCAGGGGTCAGCCAATCGGCGGTCAGCCGGGTCTTTACCCCCGGTGCCTCGGCCAGCGCCAAAACCGTGGAAAAGGTCAAACGGGCGGCCGCCGAACTTGGCTATCGCCCCAACCGCATGGCCCGTGCGATGATCACAGGCAAAAGCCGGATCATCGGCCTGATCGTCGCCTACCTCGACAATATGTTTTATCCGCTGGCGCTTGAACGTCTGTCCAACGCGCTGCAGGCCAAGGGCTATCACATCCTTGTTTTTACCGCCTCCAATGCGCAGGACCGCGTGGAAGAGGTCGTGTCCGAACTGATGGATTATCAGGTCGACGGGATCATCACGGCGTCCGTTTCCATGTCGGGTGATCTGACAGCGCGCTGCGCAGGCGCTGGCATTCCCGTGGTCATGTTCAACCGGGGACAAGAGGGTGTGGACCTTTCCGCCGTGACATCTGCGAATGTGGCAGGCGGGCGCAAAGTGGCGGATTTTCTGGTTGCCGCCGGACATGCCCGCATTGCCCATATCTCTGGCTGGCAGGGGTCCTCGACGGGCCGCGACCGTCAGCGCGGGTTCTGCGAACGGCTGACCGAACTTGGGCGTCCTGTGCCGCAGATCATCGACGGAATGTATAACCGCGACACGGCTGCGGCTGCGGCCCAGACGCTGATGCAATCTGCCACGCCGCCCGATGCGATCTTTGTGGGCAACGACCACATGGCCTTTGCAGTCATGGACAAGCTGCGCGGTGACCTTGGCCTGCGCGTGCCGCAGGATGTGGCAATCGTTGGCTATGACGATGTACCCACCGCCGCTTGGGCCGCGTATGACCTGACCACCGTGCGCCAACCCGTCAACCAGATGGTCGAGGCCACAGTGGACCTTCTATTGACCAAAATCGCAGATCCCATCGCCCCGGTCCGCCGGGTCGAAATCGACGCCCCCCTGATCCCGCGCGGCTCTGCCCCAACAAACCAAAGGACCACCCCATGA
- a CDS encoding nuclear transport factor 2 family protein has protein sequence MKGFSNRWKDFPDYIIGITKEIWEDRGVGTLNHYYSDDIPVRSPMGVQRGNTAVIASTMATINEFPDRQLFGEDVIWSEHETGLLSSHRLNTVATHSRDGAFGPATGKQWNIRVIADCAAKNDTIFDEWLIRDYGGIVRQIGKDPREFAAQLIADEGGPDTAFMPFLPENDVVGDYKGTGNDNAWGQRYADTLTRIMNHDFNHIRESYDRAVIGEYAGGQTLTSAEECTKFWVGLRSSFPSATFKIHHQIGMDADMLSPRAAIRWSLDGTHDGWGSFGRPTGARVHVMGMSHAEFGPFGPDGIGLRREFALYDEIAIWKQILMAQG, from the coding sequence ATGAAGGGCTTTTCCAATCGGTGGAAGGACTTCCCCGACTATATCATCGGCATCACCAAAGAGATTTGGGAGGACCGCGGCGTCGGCACGCTGAACCACTACTACAGCGATGATATCCCGGTGCGCTCGCCCATGGGGGTCCAGCGTGGCAACACGGCGGTGATCGCCAGCACGATGGCGACAATCAACGAGTTTCCCGACCGGCAGCTTTTTGGCGAAGACGTAATCTGGTCAGAACATGAAACCGGCCTGTTGTCCTCGCATCGCCTGAACACCGTCGCCACCCATAGCCGCGATGGTGCCTTTGGCCCTGCGACGGGCAAGCAATGGAACATCCGCGTGATTGCCGATTGCGCCGCCAAGAACGACACGATCTTTGATGAATGGCTGATCCGCGATTATGGCGGCATCGTCCGCCAGATCGGCAAGGACCCGCGCGAATTCGCAGCACAGCTGATCGCGGACGAAGGTGGACCGGACACGGCCTTCATGCCGTTCCTGCCGGAAAACGATGTCGTGGGCGACTACAAAGGCACCGGCAATGACAATGCATGGGGCCAGCGCTATGCCGACACGCTGACCCGGATCATGAACCATGATTTCAACCACATCCGCGAAAGCTATGACCGCGCGGTCATCGGCGAATACGCAGGCGGGCAGACCCTCACAAGTGCAGAGGAATGCACGAAATTCTGGGTTGGTCTGCGGTCGTCTTTCCCCTCTGCCACGTTCAAGATCCACCACCAGATCGGTATGGATGCCGATATGTTGTCACCCCGTGCGGCGATCCGCTGGTCGCTGGACGGCACCCACGACGGCTGGGGTAGCTTCGGTCGCCCCACCGGTGCCCGCGTCCACGTCATGGGCATGAGCCATGCAGAGTTTGGCCCCTTTGGCCCCGATGGCATCGGTCTGCGCCGTGAATTCGCACTTTATGATGAAATTGCGATCTGGAAACAGATCCTGATGGCGCAGGGATAG
- a CDS encoding cupin domain-containing protein, which yields MTPAEMEARTVRYGDLQPCKTAFIDAHTPGSDQKENFTIIGGGVSESPDQYVHIGIPHGFNIGAAGQPPRCRNSLHDHNTAEVFFVLKGRWRFFWGRWGTAGEVVLEEGDIFNIPTGIFRGFENIGTDYGMIMAILGGDDAGGGVMWAPQVIEDAADHGLILGDNGKLYDTKKGETLTNGVKPMPLMSDEDLAKRPELLTHDVLPNHVARYLDMMALADRDPVTVIGETGLLRDKPGFEISFMNQNSASDAMHSHENPSVLMPMRGHWRVNWPNGAATLAPGDTMSVPENLPHNVVPSMTGEASLYHVVATGDPAGHTWKG from the coding sequence ATGACCCCGGCCGAGATGGAAGCCCGCACTGTCCGCTATGGCGACCTGCAGCCTTGCAAAACCGCCTTTATCGACGCCCACACACCCGGGTCGGACCAAAAAGAGAACTTCACCATCATCGGCGGCGGTGTTTCAGAATCGCCTGACCAATACGTTCACATCGGCATCCCGCACGGCTTCAACATCGGCGCGGCGGGCCAGCCGCCAAGATGCCGGAACTCCTTGCATGACCATAACACAGCCGAAGTGTTCTTTGTCCTCAAAGGCCGCTGGCGGTTCTTCTGGGGGCGCTGGGGGACAGCGGGTGAGGTGGTGCTGGAAGAGGGCGACATCTTCAACATCCCCACGGGCATCTTTCGCGGGTTTGAAAACATCGGCACCGACTATGGGATGATCATGGCGATCCTTGGCGGTGACGATGCCGGTGGAGGCGTGATGTGGGCCCCGCAAGTAATCGAAGACGCCGCCGACCACGGTTTGATCCTGGGCGACAACGGTAAGCTTTATGACACCAAAAAGGGCGAGACGCTGACAAACGGCGTCAAACCCATGCCATTAATGAGCGATGAAGACTTGGCGAAAAGGCCCGAATTGTTAACGCACGACGTACTGCCCAATCACGTGGCCCGCTATCTTGATATGATGGCGCTGGCAGACCGTGATCCGGTCACGGTGATCGGTGAAACCGGGCTTTTGCGCGACAAGCCGGGGTTCGAGATCAGCTTTATGAACCAAAACTCGGCCTCGGATGCGATGCACAGTCATGAAAATCCTTCTGTGCTTATGCCAATGCGGGGTCACTGGCGGGTCAATTGGCCCAACGGGGCCGCAACTTTGGCCCCCGGTGACACCATGTCCGTGCCTGAAAACCTGCCCCACAACGTTGTACCCTCGATGACGGGCGAGGCTTCGCTGTATCACGTCGTCGCCACCGGCGATCCGGCCGGACACACGTGGAAAGGTTAA
- a CDS encoding cobalamin-independent methionine synthase II family protein — translation MTKILTSHVGSLPRTQEVVDFIFAREHGHAYDAGAFDAAMTAAVDETVRKQKLAGVDIVSDGETSKISYATYVKDRYTGFDGDSPRNAPADLKQFPSFLKRLADDGGTPQYARPMCVGEVKSKGQGELEKDIANLKAAMAAHGVDRGFMNAASPGVISLFLQNDFYKTREAYLAALADAMKAEYETIVASGLDLQLDCPDLALSRHMLFNDLSDDEFLKIAASHVEALNHALQDVPAEKVRVHICWGNYEGPHVCDIPMSKMFDTLMSTKSRYVLFETSNPRHGHEWSVFKDRKGDIPDDKVLVPGVVDTTTNFVEHPELVAQRIERFKEIVGSDRVIAGSDCGFGTFAGFGAVDPEIAYAKLGALSEGAKLASA, via the coding sequence ATGACCAAGATTTTGACCAGCCACGTCGGCTCTCTTCCCCGAACACAAGAGGTCGTGGATTTCATTTTTGCCCGTGAACATGGGCACGCCTATGACGCCGGTGCCTTTGATGCGGCGATGACGGCGGCTGTCGATGAAACCGTGCGAAAACAAAAGCTTGCAGGCGTCGACATCGTGTCTGACGGGGAAACGTCCAAGATTTCCTACGCCACATACGTCAAGGATCGCTACACCGGTTTCGACGGTGACAGCCCCCGCAATGCACCTGCAGACCTCAAGCAATTTCCCAGCTTTCTCAAGCGTTTGGCCGATGACGGCGGCACCCCGCAATACGCCCGACCCATGTGCGTTGGTGAGGTAAAGTCAAAAGGGCAGGGCGAGTTGGAAAAAGACATCGCCAATCTTAAGGCGGCGATGGCTGCGCATGGCGTTGATCGCGGCTTTATGAACGCGGCAAGTCCCGGTGTTATCTCTTTGTTTTTGCAGAACGATTTCTACAAAACACGCGAGGCTTATCTGGCCGCCCTGGCGGACGCAATGAAGGCCGAATACGAAACCATCGTGGCCTCCGGCCTTGATCTGCAACTGGATTGCCCGGACCTCGCACTGTCGCGTCACATGTTGTTTAACGATTTGTCGGATGATGAATTTTTGAAAATCGCCGCCAGCCATGTCGAGGCGCTCAACCACGCTTTGCAGGATGTCCCGGCTGAAAAAGTCCGCGTTCACATCTGTTGGGGTAACTACGAAGGCCCGCATGTCTGTGACATCCCGATGTCCAAGATGTTCGATACGCTGATGAGCACCAAGTCGCGTTATGTGCTGTTTGAAACCTCGAACCCGCGCCACGGGCACGAATGGTCGGTGTTCAAGGATCGCAAAGGCGACATTCCAGACGACAAAGTGCTTGTGCCGGGGGTTGTGGATACGACGACGAACTTTGTGGAGCATCCCGAACTTGTCGCGCAACGCATTGAAAGATTTAAGGAAATCGTCGGGTCGGATCGTGTGATCGCGGGCTCTGACTGCGGCTTTGGCACCTTTGCGGGCTTTGGCGCAGTGGACCCTGAAATCGCTTATGCCAAGCTGGGCGCGCTGTCCGAAGGGGCCAAGCTGGCAAGCGCATGA
- a CDS encoding alpha/beta fold hydrolase, whose amino-acid sequence MTPLILLPGMMCDARLFAPQINVLPDAQVMPIDAHDTVAALAADVLAQAPPCFAIAGLSMGGIVAMEVLRQAPDRVDRIALLDTNPKAEHPNFAASREPQIAKVAKGDLIPVMRDEMKPNYLTDGPNRAAILDLCMDMAADLGPDVFIRQSRALQTRPDQQDTLRNCQVPALILCGRDDALCPVHRHQLMHDLIARSTLHIVENAGHLPTLEQPDETTAALMRWLEAK is encoded by the coding sequence ATGACACCGCTGATCCTGTTGCCCGGAATGATGTGTGACGCGCGGCTTTTTGCCCCGCAAATCAATGTCTTGCCTGATGCGCAGGTCATGCCGATTGACGCCCATGATACCGTTGCCGCACTGGCCGCTGACGTTCTGGCACAGGCACCGCCATGTTTTGCGATTGCCGGTCTGTCGATGGGCGGCATCGTCGCGATGGAGGTTCTGCGCCAAGCCCCTGACCGCGTTGACCGAATTGCGCTGCTGGACACCAACCCCAAGGCTGAACACCCCAACTTCGCTGCCTCACGCGAACCGCAAATCGCAAAGGTTGCAAAGGGCGACTTGATCCCCGTGATGCGTGATGAAATGAAGCCGAATTACCTGACAGACGGCCCCAATCGCGCAGCCATCCTTGACCTCTGCATGGACATGGCAGCTGACCTTGGCCCTGACGTTTTCATCCGCCAATCCCGCGCGTTGCAAACCCGGCCAGACCAGCAGGATACGCTGCGTAACTGCCAGGTTCCGGCACTGATCCTCTGTGGGCGCGATGACGCCCTTTGCCCTGTCCACCGGCATCAATTGATGCATGATCTGATTGCGCGAAGCACCCTGCATATCGTTGAAAATGCAGGGCACTTACCCACCCTTGAACAACCCGATGAAACAACCGCAGCGCTCATGCGCTGGTTAGAGGCCAAATGA
- a CDS encoding RraA family protein, which translates to MNDALLTLLKSVDTPTVCNAIEVAQGKRGFNAFTRGTVLISEPEGVIVGYASTAKIAAVAPPSEAPEVIRTRRMAYYKQMAEAPQPSICVIEDEDGENAIGAFWGEVNTTIHKGFGMSGTLTNGVMRDLGDMAPDFPVIAGSVGPSHGFVHVTELNGPVTVFGMTVTPGDLIHADRHGAVVIPPEVVDDLAGAIRKMQDTEHLVLGPAREDGFDFAAFEVAWTAFEKART; encoded by the coding sequence ATGAACGACGCCCTACTGACGCTCTTGAAAAGCGTCGACACCCCCACCGTCTGTAACGCAATCGAGGTCGCCCAGGGCAAGCGCGGCTTTAACGCCTTCACCCGCGGCACGGTGTTAATCAGTGAACCCGAAGGTGTGATTGTCGGCTACGCGAGCACCGCGAAAATCGCGGCTGTCGCGCCGCCGTCAGAAGCGCCCGAAGTGATCCGGACCCGGCGCATGGCGTACTACAAACAAATGGCCGAAGCGCCGCAGCCCAGCATCTGCGTGATCGAAGATGAGGACGGCGAAAACGCCATCGGTGCGTTCTGGGGCGAAGTGAACACGACAATCCACAAGGGATTTGGCATGTCCGGCACGCTGACCAATGGCGTGATGCGCGACCTCGGAGATATGGCGCCGGATTTCCCTGTCATTGCAGGCTCTGTCGGGCCAAGCCATGGGTTTGTCCATGTCACGGAATTGAATGGCCCGGTCACGGTCTTTGGCATGACGGTTACGCCCGGCGACCTGATCCATGCCGACCGTCACGGCGCGGTCGTGATCCCGCCGGAGGTGGTGGATGATCTGGCGGGTGCGATCAGAAAAATGCAGGATACAGAACACCTTGTGCTGGGACCAGCCCGCGAAGACGGCTTTGACTTTGCCGCGTTCGAAGTCGCCTGGACCGCCTTTGAAAAAGCTCGAACCTGA